Part of the Ignavibacteria bacterium genome is shown below.
TATTCCGGTGTTCTGAAATACTGCGTTAAGATTATTTGCCTGCAGATTTACTCTTTGAACAACGACTATTTGTGCCGCTAAAGGAAAAGTAAAAATAAAATATGCGAGTATTAAAATTATTCTTTTCATAATTTTATCTTTTAAATTACTTCAACAAAAGCATTTTATTTGAATAAACAACCTCACCTGCTCTCATTCGGTATATATAAACCCCCGATGATAATTTTGAAGCGTCGAATGCAATGGTATATTGTCCTGAGTTAAGCTGTTCATTTACAAGCGTTGCAATAAGCTTTCCGCTTATGTCGAATACTTCGAGCTGGACTTGTGATGTTTTTGGAATGTCGAATTTAATTTTTGTCTCCGGGTTGAAAGGGTTTGGATAATTCTGATAAAGCTTATAATCTTTTATAATAATTTCATTGTTATGAGAAATTGAAGTGCTGTTTGCAATCGAGTTATAAAAATCTTTCAAGCTGTTCACTTTGTTTTTCAGAAGAGTAACAGAATTCAAATTCGAAGTTCCGCGTTCAACAAACTGCGCAATTGTATATTCAATTATTTGATTTGGAATAATCTCGAGCGAATCACTTCCCGTGTTCATAAGCATCATAACGCTTCCACAGCCGGCATGAGAAATGGTCGTCATCGTAGTATCGCCTCCGCAGTTAGGAATGTAACCGTAAGAAGCATTCCATCCTGTGTTTGTTTCAGGGTCGCCTGAATACCAGAATTTTGTTTTTCTCGTTCCTATTGTTATTAGCGGATTTAAAACCGGTGTTCCGTCTTTTTTAAAACCCTGCATGCATCTATAGGCAGCAAGCGGTTCTCCATTTGGCATATTCTGGCAGTCAGGTCCGCCCGAACCATTGCACCAAAGAAGATTGTAGGAAGTCATCCCAAGCGTGTCATTATATCCGTTTCTGAAAACATATGGCGACCTTAAAATGGCAAATCCAAATGCAGGAGGATTTACTCCATATTCAGGGTCATTATTGTCTTTGTTATAAGCAAAACTCAAATCGAGTTCCGGCGAACATCCTCCCCAGTCATCAGTTGCATCTCCAATGTCAGGGTCTGAATACAAACCCAGAAAAGTTTTCTTCCACGTACTGTTGCTTTTATTTGTGATTTCATATTTTATGAAATGCGCATTGTTGACAGATGGATAATCATAACCCCATGCAGTTATTGCAAGCTGTGATTTTAATAACGGCTTTAATACTCCACCGCCGAAACCTTCGCCTATGCTGTGTTGTGATTCATCACCGTCACATACAACAATAAATATGGTTTGTTTTGCATTTGGCATTCCGGGTATGTCAATTCCGCAGTCATATACACCGTTTTGATTTACATCTTTGAACGGAGCTCCGTAAGGAACCATCAATCCCCAGTTGGCATAATCCGGATTATTGGAACAATTATCTCCCACTTTAACAGAATAATATCTAAAAGACGGGTTAGTTGTATAAACTCCATTATTATAATATCCCGGCGACCATTCTCCTCTGTAACTTGCAGCTGTCATCGCAAACGAATCATTGACCATAGCAGCAATTGTTAATCCCGCAGTAAAGCATACATGATTTCCTGAACCAATAGGCCACTCACAACCCGCAGTATTTGGTGATAATCCTTGATTGAATATCCCGGTCAACCCGAATTCGGCTTTTAAGTTATTTGGCTGGAGCCATGTTCTTGGAATAACTTGTGCAAATAACGGAAAAGAGAGGGTTAAATATGCGAGTAAAAATATTATTCTTTTCATAGTTTTGGCTTTAACTGATTAAAACTATGAAGAATAATCTATTTTACAAAAGACAATTTTGTGTGTTTGTGAATTGGGAATGTTAAGAAGAAGGAGGTAACAAAAATGTAGAGACGCAAAATGTTGCGTCTCTACGAATAACGTTAAAAATTATATCCCGTCCGGACCGATTGTTGCTACTTCCGTATCGATCTGCTTAGGTTTTCTTTTAAATATTTTTGCAAACGTATCATCAACCGCTGCATAAATAGTCGGAATAATTACAAGAGTTAAGAATGTTGATACTACAAGACCGAAAATAATTGCAACACCCATCGGTCTCCAGAATGCGCTGTTCTCCCCGCCGATTACCCATGAAAATGTTCTCCAGTCGAAATCAACTCCCGTTGCAAGAGGAATAATACCAAGTATAGTGGCAGCAGCTGTCAAGAATATCGGACGCAACCTGATAACACCTGCCTGAACAAGAGATTCATCCCTGCTTAAACCGCGCTTCATAAGCTCATGCTGGAAGTCAAGAAGAACAATTGCATTTCTTACTACAATACCCGCAAGAGAAATTACACCGATACCTGTCATAACTATACCGAACGGAGTTTGTGTTAACATCAAACCAATCAATACACCGATCAATGAAAGCAAAATTGTGAACATAATTATCAATGGAGTTCTCACCGAGTTAAACTCAACAACCATAAGGAAGTAAACTAAAAGTATCGCAACCATAAAAGCTTTTCCTAAAAATGCAGACGACTCCTGCTGGTCTTCCTGTTGACCCGTATAACTGATTGTGTACCCGTCAGGAAGTTTGAAATCTTTTAATTTTGC
Proteins encoded:
- a CDS encoding T9SS type A sorting domain-containing protein; translation: MKRIIFLLAYLTLSFPLFAQVIPRTWLQPNNLKAEFGLTGIFNQGLSPNTAGCEWPIGSGNHVCFTAGLTIAAMVNDSFAMTAASYRGEWSPGYYNNGVYTTNPSFRYYSVKVGDNCSNNPDYANWGLMVPYGAPFKDVNQNGVYDCGIDIPGMPNAKQTIFIVVCDGDESQHSIGEGFGGGVLKPLLKSQLAITAWGYDYPSVNNAHFIKYEITNKSNSTWKKTFLGLYSDPDIGDATDDWGGCSPELDLSFAYNKDNNDPEYGVNPPAFGFAILRSPYVFRNGYNDTLGMTSYNLLWCNGSGGPDCQNMPNGEPLAAYRCMQGFKKDGTPVLNPLITIGTRKTKFWYSGDPETNTGWNASYGYIPNCGGDTTMTTISHAGCGSVMMLMNTGSDSLEIIPNQIIEYTIAQFVERGTSNLNSVTLLKNKVNSLKDFYNSIANSTSISHNNEIIIKDYKLYQNYPNPFNPETKIKFDIPKTSQVQLEVFDISGKLIATLVNEQLNSGQYTIAFDASKLSSGVYIYRMRAGEVVYSNKMLLLK